A window of the Chloroflexus sp. Y-396-1 genome harbors these coding sequences:
- the prmC gene encoding peptide chain release factor N(5)-glutamine methyltransferase: protein MNLTIEQALYQATRRLHSLSSTPRLDAELLLAHVLGWSRARVVAEREQRLTPEQQAMFDALIERRATREPVAYLIGQREFFGLTLFVDRRVLVPRPETELLVELTIKEAQRYGNRPLTIADIGVGSGAIAIALAKHLPQATIYGVDLSAAALEVAAINVNRYHLQERVILLQGDLLDPLPGPVDLIVSNPPYTILAEIDEGVYQYEPHLALDGGVDGLDCYRRLIPATPTYLKPGGAILLEIGAWQASSVIHLLRQVLPEAEITVQRDLAGYDRVVRARNRDVIL, encoded by the coding sequence ATGAATCTCACGATTGAACAGGCACTCTACCAGGCAACCAGACGTCTCCATTCACTCTCGTCAACACCCCGGCTTGATGCTGAACTCCTGCTCGCCCACGTTTTGGGCTGGTCTCGCGCCAGAGTGGTTGCCGAACGGGAACAGCGTCTCACCCCGGAACAACAGGCGATGTTCGATGCCCTGATCGAGCGCCGTGCCACTCGGGAACCGGTAGCTTATCTGATCGGTCAGCGTGAATTTTTTGGTCTCACCCTCTTCGTTGATCGGCGCGTCCTCGTTCCACGTCCCGAAACAGAATTACTGGTTGAACTAACCATCAAAGAGGCCCAACGCTACGGCAATAGACCGCTCACCATCGCCGATATTGGTGTTGGTAGTGGCGCTATCGCGATTGCGCTGGCCAAGCATCTGCCGCAGGCCACCATTTACGGCGTTGATCTGAGCGCCGCAGCGTTGGAGGTAGCAGCCATCAATGTTAATCGCTATCACTTGCAAGAACGGGTCATACTACTCCAGGGTGATCTCCTTGACCCTCTACCCGGCCCCGTCGATCTGATCGTTAGCAATCCGCCTTACACGATACTAGCTGAGATTGACGAAGGTGTGTACCAGTACGAGCCGCACCTTGCCCTTGACGGTGGTGTTGATGGTCTCGACTGTTATCGTCGATTGATCCCGGCAACTCCGACCTATCTGAAACCCGGTGGTGCAATATTATTAGAAATCGGCGCTTGGCAAGCGTCATCTGTGATACACTTGCTACGCCAGGTGTTACCAGAGGCTGAAATAACGGTGCAGCGCGACCTGGCCGGTTACGATCGAGTTGTACGGGCGCGTAATCGAGATGTCATCCTCTGA
- a CDS encoding alpha/beta fold hydrolase, which yields MSIIVIDNQRVHYEVFGRGKPVVFLHGWLGSWRYWYTTMEIVAQQFRAYSFDFWGFGESRTNDMPTIQGYSNQVIRFLDAMGIERAALVGHSMGGMVAMKTAIEHPGRITRVATVGAPINGNSLSWMLKLVDRPFFAEFFARRPWLRRSLFRFFFGDSLDPEVNEVLEDSTKSTADTIRAAIHSMWRTDLTPLLDNLRVPALVVHGARDEIVNPNQLQLFTHVPLAQVVRMERSRHFPFVDEAEQFHAILLDFLKQPDPIAPTRRVTSPPGTSPSQPKSSASSTGETLQSAINDHEIVPPAVTSIPRSAPPAGS from the coding sequence ATGAGTATCATCGTTATTGACAATCAACGGGTGCATTACGAAGTCTTCGGACGCGGTAAGCCCGTCGTCTTCCTGCACGGCTGGCTAGGAAGCTGGCGCTACTGGTACACGACGATGGAGATTGTAGCGCAACAGTTCCGCGCCTACTCCTTCGATTTTTGGGGTTTTGGCGAATCGCGCACGAACGACATGCCTACCATCCAGGGATATTCCAACCAGGTCATCCGCTTTCTCGATGCAATGGGTATCGAGCGTGCCGCGCTGGTCGGTCATTCAATGGGTGGGATGGTCGCAATGAAGACCGCCATCGAGCATCCTGGGCGGATAACTCGCGTGGCGACCGTCGGTGCACCGATCAACGGCAACTCGTTATCCTGGATGCTCAAACTGGTTGATCGCCCATTCTTTGCCGAATTCTTTGCCCGCCGACCGTGGTTGCGTCGGTCGCTCTTCCGTTTCTTCTTCGGCGACTCGCTCGATCCAGAAGTGAACGAGGTGTTAGAAGATAGCACCAAATCAACAGCCGATACCATTCGAGCAGCTATCCATTCAATGTGGCGAACCGATCTCACCCCACTGTTAGACAACTTACGGGTACCAGCGTTAGTGGTACACGGCGCACGTGATGAGATTGTCAATCCAAACCAGCTTCAGCTTTTTACGCATGTTCCACTGGCGCAAGTGGTACGTATGGAACGCAGCCGTCATTTCCCCTTCGTCGATGAAGCGGAACAGTTCCACGCAATCCTACTTGACTTTCTCAAACAACCTGATCCGATAGCGCCGACGCGCAGAGTGACGTCGCCTCCGGGAACCTCACCATCTCAGCCAAAATCATCCGCTTCATCCACCGGGGAAACCCTGCAATCGGCCATCAATGATCACGAGATTGTGCCACCAGCAGTCACATCTATCCCTCGATCTGCACCACCTGCCGGAAGTTGA
- a CDS encoding DNA adenine methylase, with translation MMEFAHREDAIYFVDPPYTAGGKQAGKRLYKHHQIDHEFLFSICGSLTGEFLMTYDESDEVKEMARKHGFQVRCIPMKNTHHTTMRELVIGRNMAWL, from the coding sequence ATGATGGAGTTTGCTCATCGTGAGGATGCCATCTATTTTGTCGATCCGCCCTACACTGCTGGTGGGAAGCAGGCAGGTAAGCGACTCTATAAGCACCACCAGATCGATCATGAATTTCTGTTTTCAATATGCGGGTCACTTACGGGTGAGTTTCTCATGACATACGACGAGTCAGATGAAGTAAAAGAGATGGCCCGTAAGCACGGATTTCAAGTGCGTTGCATCCCGATGAAAAACACTCACCATACTACTATGAGGGAGTTAGTCATTGGGAGAAATATGGCCTGGTTATGA
- a CDS encoding response regulator transcription factor — translation MIRVLVVDDHPIVREGLRSLIRQQSDMTLVGEADDGTKVVSLATTLKPDVITIDLRMPSIDGIGVLRQMRELSPSPACLVLSNYNEPDYVIAAIEAGARGFLLKHSAYTTIIDAIRTVANGEYIISPHLVGVLFTNVAELQRERLRQALADDESALRLLRALANGATTAEIGLMLHMSEVTVKRRIQELIKLLGVRNRTQLVAEAVRRGWI, via the coding sequence GTGATTCGGGTTCTCGTCGTAGATGATCACCCGATTGTGCGCGAAGGGTTGCGCAGTCTGATTCGTCAGCAAAGTGACATGACACTGGTCGGGGAAGCCGATGACGGTACTAAAGTGGTTTCGCTAGCAACTACCCTAAAACCCGATGTCATTACTATCGATCTCCGCATGCCCAGCATCGACGGGATTGGGGTCTTGCGCCAGATGCGCGAACTATCGCCATCGCCAGCTTGTCTGGTGCTTTCCAACTATAACGAACCCGATTACGTGATTGCGGCTATTGAAGCTGGAGCACGTGGTTTTCTCCTGAAACACAGTGCGTACACTACCATTATTGATGCCATCCGCACAGTTGCTAACGGTGAATATATCATCTCACCGCATTTGGTTGGGGTACTCTTCACCAATGTCGCCGAGCTACAGCGCGAACGCTTACGACAGGCGTTAGCGGATGATGAAAGTGCCCTACGCTTACTGAGAGCACTGGCGAACGGCGCAACCACTGCCGAGATTGGGCTGATGTTGCATATGAGTGAAGTGACTGTCAAACGCAGAATTCAAGAACTGATCAAACTACTTGGGGTAAGGAATCGAACCCAATTAGTTGCCGAAGCAGTACGTCGTGGATGGATTTGA
- a CDS encoding sensor histidine kinase: MEVRANVQEEQQIATNRATAPRHSPLDIARRLLTHLGHADLPQHVVQLGCELLGADRGSLYLLDQQQKVTLIAQYPTHSDDLSSDALDEERLSWQTLHDFLPQLVDCDHDSEARFHYCHGGDCWLTLSIPLQWEGQNIAVVQLSYNPNASVNQNHMLGMIYEYAELAALALVQHWHYHHPAEQQTNQTARSPFMHEYSFKSGVSLALAASEAERARIARDLHDGGRSALLGIQLYLEAMRAALVQGDHQTAQEYLARTQTALNITEQELAHIVRDLYPPQLGEADFPTILTELGKRWSAVTKTHLHFTASPDLPTLATNQLVALYRIVQEALANCHRHAQASQVTMSLVYDADQLVLTIADNGRGGASLRGGGIGLLSIAQRAYAIGADFHLESPVGQGTRIVVTLPFKRETAAIHTCTGDCQQEAAA; this comes from the coding sequence ATGGAAGTCCGAGCGAATGTACAAGAAGAGCAGCAGATAGCGACGAACCGTGCTACTGCACCACGACACTCTCCGTTGGATATTGCCCGCCGGTTACTGACTCACCTCGGTCATGCAGATTTGCCCCAACACGTGGTACAGCTCGGCTGTGAGCTGCTAGGCGCTGATCGCGGTTCGTTGTACCTGCTCGATCAACAGCAGAAGGTTACGTTGATCGCTCAGTATCCCACCCATAGCGATGATCTGTCGTCTGATGCGCTCGATGAAGAACGACTATCCTGGCAGACACTACACGATTTCCTTCCCCAACTTGTTGATTGTGACCACGATAGCGAAGCGCGGTTCCACTACTGTCATGGTGGTGATTGCTGGCTTACGTTGAGTATTCCTTTGCAATGGGAAGGACAGAATATCGCCGTTGTACAATTGTCGTATAATCCCAACGCATCGGTTAACCAGAACCACATGCTGGGAATGATCTACGAATATGCTGAGCTGGCTGCATTAGCGCTGGTTCAACATTGGCATTACCATCATCCTGCTGAGCAACAGACGAACCAGACTGCCCGTTCACCATTCATGCATGAATACTCGTTTAAGTCGGGAGTCTCACTGGCCCTGGCCGCCAGCGAGGCAGAGCGGGCCAGAATTGCCCGTGATCTGCATGATGGCGGACGTTCAGCGCTGCTGGGTATTCAGTTATACCTCGAAGCAATGCGTGCAGCGCTGGTACAAGGCGATCACCAGACGGCCCAGGAGTACCTGGCCCGCACGCAAACCGCTCTCAACATCACCGAGCAGGAGCTGGCTCACATCGTGCGTGATCTATATCCGCCCCAATTAGGCGAGGCCGATTTCCCAACCATCCTGACCGAGTTGGGCAAGCGTTGGTCGGCTGTCACAAAGACGCACCTACACTTCACCGCTTCACCAGATTTGCCGACACTGGCTACCAACCAACTTGTTGCCCTGTACCGTATCGTGCAAGAAGCGCTGGCAAACTGTCACCGTCATGCGCAGGCCTCGCAGGTGACAATGAGTCTGGTATACGATGCAGACCAGCTCGTCCTTACCATCGCCGATAATGGCCGTGGCGGCGCATCACTGCGCGGTGGCGGTATCGGTCTGTTAAGTATAGCGCAGCGCGCCTACGCTATCGGCGCCGATTTTCATCTTGAATCACCGGTCGGCCAGGGAACCCGCATTGTTGTGACGTTGCCATTCAAACGTGAGACAGCAGCGATTCATACATGTACAGGCGATTGTCAGCAAGAAGCAGCAGCCTGA
- a CDS encoding HAD-IC family P-type ATPase, translating into MATTISERTRSQSPWHTLDLDTVYTELSASPQGLTDDEAARRLTLYGPNELQATTRISPWTILLNQFKNILIIILLIATGLSLLLGHGIESIAIIVIVLFAVLLGFIQEYRAERAIEALRQMTAPNATVLRDGREQIVPARTLVPGDIVLLRAGDRVPADLRLIEAVNLQIEEAALTGESLPVEKTAAITLPPSVPVAERKNMVYAGTSVSYGRGRGIVVATGMQTEFGTIATMLQTIETGRTPLQENLDQVGHTLARVALVIVAVITLLGFWRGQPLVEMIIFGIALAVAVVPEALPAVVTISLAIGVQRMAKRNALMRRLPAVETLGSTSVICTDKTGTLTKDEMTARRMFVAGRWWEITGSGYEPVGEFRCDDHLVPPDEAVCQLLRAATLASDARVVYRDQRWQVQGDPTEAALIVAAMKAGLVVDDLVANAPRVAEIPFSSETKRMITLHHEHGETVAYAKGAPEVMVAACRHWLTPHGVAPLSLADRETILQAAQTMAESALRVLAIATKAPATLSDAEHDLTFLGLVGMIDPPRPEAKTAIQTCQAAGIRVVMITGDHPLTAAAIARELGLLVNGRVITGSELDTLSDEEFARIVDTIDVYARVAPVHKLRVVTTLQQKGYVVAMTGDGVNDAPALKKADIGIAMGITGTDVTKEAAAMTITDDNFASIVAAVEEGRRIFGNIKKYLMYLLSSNIGEITLMAGATLAGLPLPLSAVQILYVNLATDGLPALALAVDPPDDDLMRQPPRDPRRGIFTHPIVGLMIVGGLWSALVNIVLFVWALQSGRAIVEAMTMTFVSLVLIQFFKAYNFRSDHLSVFHRPFANRWLNLAILWEMLLLLVIVYLPFLHEPFTTFPLSLIDWMIIIGVALSIVPVLELAKWVLRHQKPAETVVRMSDG; encoded by the coding sequence ATGGCAACAACTATCTCTGAGCGCACTCGATCTCAATCGCCCTGGCATACGCTCGACCTGGATACCGTATACACTGAACTATCCGCTTCACCACAGGGCTTGACCGATGACGAAGCGGCGCGCCGATTAACGCTGTACGGTCCAAACGAACTGCAAGCGACAACTCGTATTTCACCCTGGACAATTCTGCTCAATCAATTCAAGAATATCCTGATCATTATCCTGCTCATCGCTACCGGCCTGTCACTACTCCTTGGGCACGGTATCGAATCGATTGCCATCATTGTTATTGTCCTCTTCGCCGTTTTGCTCGGTTTTATCCAGGAATACCGTGCTGAGCGAGCAATTGAAGCGCTCCGGCAGATGACAGCTCCTAACGCCACAGTCCTGCGTGATGGTCGTGAGCAGATTGTACCGGCTCGCACACTGGTGCCTGGCGACATCGTGCTCTTGCGCGCTGGTGATCGTGTACCGGCTGATCTGCGCCTGATCGAGGCAGTTAATCTTCAGATCGAAGAAGCTGCGCTTACCGGCGAGTCACTTCCGGTTGAGAAGACTGCCGCGATAACCTTACCGCCATCAGTACCCGTCGCCGAGCGCAAGAATATGGTCTATGCTGGAACTTCGGTCAGTTACGGGCGTGGCCGTGGTATTGTCGTGGCAACCGGCATGCAGACGGAGTTTGGCACGATTGCCACGATGTTGCAGACGATTGAAACCGGGCGAACACCGCTACAAGAGAATCTCGACCAGGTTGGTCATACGTTGGCGCGCGTCGCGTTGGTCATTGTGGCTGTTATTACTCTGCTCGGCTTCTGGCGTGGTCAGCCACTGGTCGAGATGATCATCTTTGGGATAGCCTTAGCCGTCGCCGTTGTTCCTGAAGCCTTACCGGCAGTGGTGACTATCTCGCTGGCAATCGGAGTACAGCGCATGGCGAAGCGGAATGCGCTGATGCGACGCCTGCCAGCAGTGGAGACGTTAGGGAGTACGTCGGTGATTTGTACCGACAAAACCGGTACGCTGACGAAAGACGAGATGACAGCCCGCCGGATGTTCGTTGCCGGTCGTTGGTGGGAAATTACCGGTTCCGGTTATGAGCCGGTTGGCGAGTTTCGCTGTGACGATCACCTCGTCCCGCCCGATGAGGCAGTTTGTCAGTTGTTGCGCGCTGCTACACTTGCTTCCGATGCGCGGGTTGTCTACCGCGATCAGCGCTGGCAAGTACAGGGTGATCCGACCGAAGCGGCGCTGATCGTAGCTGCGATGAAAGCTGGTCTGGTTGTTGATGACCTGGTTGCCAATGCGCCACGTGTGGCCGAGATTCCGTTTTCTTCGGAAACCAAACGCATGATCACCTTGCATCACGAACACGGTGAGACGGTTGCCTATGCCAAAGGGGCACCAGAGGTCATGGTGGCCGCATGTCGTCATTGGCTGACACCGCACGGAGTCGCACCGCTGAGTCTGGCTGATCGGGAAACTATCTTACAGGCAGCGCAAACGATGGCTGAGTCGGCTTTGCGGGTACTGGCAATTGCGACGAAAGCACCGGCTACCCTGAGCGATGCCGAGCACGATCTCACCTTCCTCGGTTTAGTCGGTATGATTGATCCACCTCGTCCCGAGGCGAAAACAGCTATTCAGACCTGTCAAGCAGCCGGTATTCGGGTCGTCATGATAACTGGTGATCACCCGTTAACTGCGGCTGCGATTGCTCGTGAGCTGGGTTTGCTTGTCAATGGACGGGTAATCACCGGTAGTGAACTCGATACCTTAAGCGATGAGGAATTTGCGCGCATAGTCGACACAATCGACGTGTACGCCAGAGTAGCGCCGGTGCATAAGCTGCGTGTGGTGACGACTCTCCAGCAAAAAGGGTATGTGGTGGCAATGACCGGTGACGGCGTGAATGATGCACCGGCGCTTAAAAAGGCCGACATTGGGATTGCAATGGGTATTACCGGTACCGATGTCACGAAAGAGGCAGCCGCAATGACCATCACTGACGACAATTTTGCCTCAATCGTGGCTGCGGTTGAAGAGGGACGACGAATCTTTGGCAATATCAAGAAGTACTTAATGTACCTGCTGTCATCGAATATTGGGGAAATTACCCTGATGGCCGGTGCTACCCTCGCTGGCTTGCCGTTGCCGTTAAGTGCCGTTCAAATCCTGTATGTGAATCTTGCAACCGATGGTCTACCGGCTCTGGCATTGGCAGTTGATCCACCCGACGACGATCTGATGCGCCAGCCGCCACGTGATCCGCGGCGTGGTATCTTCACTCATCCCATTGTCGGCTTGATGATCGTCGGTGGTTTGTGGTCGGCATTGGTCAATATCGTCCTCTTTGTTTGGGCGTTGCAGAGTGGGCGTGCCATCGTTGAGGCGATGACGATGACCTTCGTCTCGTTGGTGTTGATTCAGTTCTTCAAAGCGTATAACTTTCGTTCCGATCACCTTTCTGTATTTCATCGCCCCTTTGCGAACCGCTGGCTGAATCTGGCGATCCTTTGGGAAATGCTTTTGTTACTGGTCATCGTCTATCTACCTTTCTTGCACGAGCCATTTACTACCTTTCCGCTCTCGCTCATCGATTGGATGATCATTATTGGGGTTGCTCTGAGCATAGTTCCGGTGCTTGAGTTGGCAAAATGGGTATTGCGTCATCAGAAACCTGCCGAGACGGTGGTTAGGATGTCTGACGGTTAG
- a CDS encoding arsenate reductase (azurin) small subunit yields the protein MSDQEIRLPEEETDRPTKGRLDRRSFLKLGSVSGAAAILAACAAPPPAPTAVPPTSAPQAQVPTPAPAPSPVVVTEKVEVPLISEVLPYPRLKIATLNDLKNGVFGATYPDQFSPIQVLKLGKKVPGGVGPDEDIVAYSGLCTHMGCPMNYDPATKIFVCPCHYSHFDAEADAILINGPATQNLPRIVLEVEGQDIYAVGVQGLIYGRPHNLSLTEL from the coding sequence ATGTCAGATCAAGAGATCAGGCTCCCGGAAGAGGAGACCGATCGCCCAACGAAGGGTCGTCTCGACCGACGGAGTTTTCTCAAACTAGGCTCAGTCAGTGGCGCTGCTGCCATCCTGGCAGCGTGTGCTGCTCCGCCACCCGCACCAACCGCTGTTCCACCAACGTCAGCTCCACAAGCGCAGGTTCCTACACCAGCTCCTGCCCCGTCACCGGTTGTCGTTACCGAGAAAGTCGAAGTCCCGCTGATCAGCGAGGTTCTACCCTACCCACGATTGAAGATCGCTACTCTCAACGATCTGAAAAATGGAGTATTCGGCGCCACTTACCCTGATCAGTTTTCACCAATCCAGGTACTCAAGCTAGGGAAAAAAGTCCCTGGTGGCGTGGGGCCAGACGAAGACATTGTCGCGTATAGCGGATTATGCACCCACATGGGATGTCCGATGAATTACGATCCTGCCACCAAAATCTTTGTGTGTCCATGCCACTACAGCCACTTCGATGCCGAAGCCGATGCAATTCTTATCAATGGACCGGCTACTCAGAATCTGCCACGGATCGTTCTGGAAGTGGAGGGCCAGGACATCTACGCAGTTGGGGTGCAGGGATTGATCTACGGACGACCGCATAATCTCAGCCTGACTGAGCTATAG
- a CDS encoding arsenate reductase (azurin) large subunit, which produces MPVYRPSDRLVLPPVDAEKYQTVCHYCIVGCGYHVYKWPEGRSGGLLPDQNALGVDFTKQVAPLSGDWIAPAHHSVITERDGRRYHIAIVPDKECVVNKGHHSARGGTLGSSLYRPDGPTHVRLTHPLVYRATEQVPTTWEDAIDLTARVIYGSIQRDGNNSIFMKIFDHGGGGGGFENNWAVGKFFFNAVQTINCSIHNRPAYNSEVHASRDMGVPELNFAYVDAELADTIVLWGANSYETQSNFYLVHMLPNIQGTTVNAKKDARPGEQVGPGRIVIIDPRRTATVVVSEQAAGKDRVLHLQLNPGTDIALANAIARVVYERQWHDKDFVANRVEAETVQPFLEQSLQIGKSLDEVLAEAERITGLSRAQIEQAASWIAETKSDGTRPRAIFLYEKGVIWGLKNYENIGSIVNLALLTGNFGKPGTGCGRLGGHQEGYVRPGYPGPRPAPYIDDLLSQGQGNVFYVVGCNPAVTTLNAQRIRETLQTRGKLVKDVLDANFAADNATKAQAILDAVRQGGLFIIVQDIYLTETAKHAHVVFPAAAWGESPITSINGERRLRLYEKFMDPPGIAEPDWKILGMLAQRIKALAQADGNADIAQRFSGFEWKTAEEVFLEGGQSFADGVKASTERYKGVDYAFLKAAGNNGIQTPVTIVNGKPQGRVRYFENGEPFYTESGKAKMLPTPWPGFPAIVQEQINKYPYFLTNGRNNNWQTLYNDMNIPFFAERTPLPYIEISPEDAKKEGLQPGDVVRLFNDYGETMAYTVVSTSVKPGVIFMLFAHPRATTNSLTTPYVDPAVIIPYYKGSAVGIQRIGRLADLDARLTYKPTNFDKVV; this is translated from the coding sequence ATGCCTGTATACCGTCCATCTGATCGACTGGTGTTACCACCAGTCGATGCCGAAAAATATCAAACGGTATGTCATTACTGCATTGTTGGTTGCGGTTATCACGTTTATAAGTGGCCAGAGGGACGTTCAGGAGGACTGCTTCCCGATCAGAATGCGCTGGGAGTAGATTTTACCAAACAGGTCGCTCCGCTCAGCGGTGATTGGATCGCACCAGCCCACCATTCGGTCATTACCGAGCGTGATGGTCGTCGCTATCACATTGCCATCGTCCCCGATAAGGAGTGTGTGGTCAATAAGGGACATCACTCAGCTCGTGGGGGTACACTCGGCAGCAGCCTCTACCGGCCAGACGGCCCAACGCATGTTCGGTTGACCCATCCTCTCGTCTACCGTGCTACTGAGCAAGTCCCCACCACGTGGGAAGATGCGATCGATCTGACAGCGCGTGTCATCTATGGCAGTATACAGCGCGACGGTAACAATTCGATCTTTATGAAAATCTTTGACCACGGTGGCGGCGGTGGTGGGTTTGAGAACAACTGGGCGGTTGGGAAATTCTTCTTCAACGCAGTCCAGACAATCAACTGCTCGATCCACAATCGTCCGGCGTACAATTCCGAGGTGCATGCCTCGCGCGATATGGGAGTTCCTGAACTCAATTTCGCTTACGTCGATGCTGAACTCGCCGATACCATCGTGCTGTGGGGCGCCAATTCTTACGAAACCCAGTCAAACTTCTACCTAGTACACATGCTCCCGAACATCCAGGGAACAACGGTAAACGCCAAAAAGGATGCGCGTCCTGGCGAACAGGTTGGCCCAGGCCGGATTGTCATTATCGATCCACGACGCACGGCCACAGTGGTCGTCAGCGAGCAGGCTGCCGGAAAGGATCGGGTATTGCACCTGCAACTTAACCCTGGCACCGATATTGCGCTGGCCAATGCCATCGCACGAGTCGTTTATGAACGACAGTGGCATGATAAAGATTTTGTCGCTAACCGGGTTGAAGCGGAAACGGTGCAGCCCTTCCTTGAGCAGAGCCTCCAGATTGGTAAGAGTCTCGACGAGGTACTGGCCGAAGCCGAACGGATCACCGGTCTGTCACGCGCTCAGATCGAGCAGGCTGCGAGTTGGATTGCCGAGACCAAGAGCGATGGGACTCGACCGCGGGCAATCTTCCTGTACGAGAAGGGTGTCATCTGGGGATTGAAGAATTACGAGAATATCGGCAGCATTGTCAATCTGGCACTCCTGACCGGCAATTTTGGCAAACCTGGGACAGGTTGTGGTCGATTGGGCGGTCATCAGGAAGGATATGTGCGCCCTGGTTACCCGGGACCACGTCCTGCACCGTACATTGACGATCTGCTAAGCCAAGGGCAAGGGAATGTATTCTACGTTGTTGGGTGCAACCCAGCGGTAACTACCCTCAATGCACAGCGCATCCGTGAGACATTACAAACGCGCGGCAAACTCGTCAAAGATGTGCTGGATGCCAACTTCGCCGCCGATAATGCCACCAAGGCTCAGGCAATTCTCGATGCCGTCAGACAGGGCGGTTTGTTCATTATTGTTCAGGATATTTATCTCACCGAGACGGCAAAGCATGCCCACGTGGTCTTCCCGGCAGCAGCCTGGGGCGAAAGTCCGATTACGTCAATCAACGGTGAACGTCGTTTGCGGCTGTACGAGAAGTTCATGGACCCACCAGGTATCGCCGAGCCAGACTGGAAGATTTTGGGGATGCTGGCTCAGCGTATCAAAGCCCTGGCCCAAGCTGACGGTAATGCCGACATCGCTCAACGATTCAGCGGTTTCGAGTGGAAAACGGCCGAAGAAGTCTTCCTGGAAGGTGGTCAGTCGTTTGCCGATGGCGTGAAGGCCAGCACCGAGCGGTATAAGGGCGTCGATTATGCCTTCCTTAAGGCAGCCGGTAACAACGGTATTCAGACACCTGTCACAATTGTGAACGGCAAACCGCAGGGGCGGGTACGTTACTTTGAGAACGGTGAACCCTTCTATACTGAGAGCGGCAAGGCCAAGATGCTGCCAACGCCATGGCCCGGATTCCCGGCCATCGTCCAGGAGCAGATCAACAAGTATCCATACTTCCTGACTAACGGGCGCAACAATAACTGGCAGACTCTCTACAACGACATGAACATTCCCTTCTTTGCCGAACGGACACCCTTGCCCTATATCGAAATCAGTCCAGAGGACGCAAAGAAGGAAGGTCTCCAGCCAGGAGATGTTGTGCGTTTGTTTAACGACTACGGCGAGACGATGGCATACACTGTCGTGAGCACAAGCGTCAAGCCAGGTGTGATCTTTATGCTGTTTGCTCACCCGCGGGCGACTACGAATAGTCTGACCACACCGTATGTTGATCCGGCGGTCATCATCCCGTACTATAAAGGAAGTGCGGTGGGCATACAGCGCATTGGCCGTCTCGCCGATTTGGATGCACGTCTGACGTACAAGCCAACCAATTTTGATAAGGTAGTGTAA